The following coding sequences lie in one Delphinus delphis unplaced genomic scaffold, mDelDel1.2 scaffold_572, whole genome shotgun sequence genomic window:
- the LOC132419259 gene encoding periaxin isoform X1: MGLDLLSEGDGAKAEAVALPLSVRTSNQEELCVSILCSGIGGAKNLGGASLHRLQRSGRNQAWAEPRDAHAPPTSTWPAGDQLLSARVFFENFKYEDALRLLQCAEPYKVSFCLKRTVPTGDLALRPGTVAGYEIKGPRAKVAKLNIQSLSPVKKKKMVVPGALGVPADLAPVDVEFSFPKFSRLRRGLKVEAVKGPVPAAPTRRRLQLPRLRVREVAEEAQVARLAAAAPPPRKAKAEAEGAAGARFTAPQVELVGPRLPGAEVGVPQVAAPKGEVAPAAEVVSGFALHLPTLGLGAPAAPAVEPAAGGIQVPQVELPTLPSLPTLPTLPCLETREGAAVVTVPTLDVAAPTVEVDLALPGAEVEARVEAPEVALKMPRLSFPRFGARAKEVAEAKVAKGSPEARVKGPKLRMPTFGLSLLEPRPAAPEAVESKLKLPTIKMPSFGIGVSPPEAKEAKGPEVKLPKAPDVKLPKMPEAALPDVRLPEVELPKVSEMKLPKVPEMAVPEVRLPEVQLPKVPEVKLPKVPEIAVPEVQLPKVPELKLPKVPEMKCPEMKLPKVPEMAVPEVRLPEVQLPKVSEIKLPKLPEMVVPDVHLPEVQLPKVSEMKVPEMKLPKVPEMVVPDVHLPEVQLPKVSELKLPKLPEMVVPDVHLPEVQLPKVSEMRLPEVQAPKVPDVHLPKAPEVKLPKAPEVQLKAARAEEAEGVESGFKMSKMTMPKLGRAESPSRGKPDEASAEVLGKLVTLPCLKPEVGSEAHVGVPPLTLPSVELDLPGAFGLEGQVPAADGKVEQSEAPGVVAGVREVAFWLPSVEIVTPQLPTVEAEERQVEVTEVKVKPSSKFSLPKFGLSGPKVTKAEAEGAGRAAKLKVSKFAISLPKARMGTEAEARGTGEAGLLPALDLSIPQLSLDSHLPTGKVEVAGTDAKLKGSRFSLPKFGVRGRDSEAGELVPGATELEGKSRGWDARVKMPKLKMPSFGLARGKEAEIQGGRVSPGEKPESTAVQLKIPEVELVTLGAQEEGQMSATRQVGTEGQDGGPRGPLCISLPQVELPSFGEADLGATPGQQAKNAPPPAEGTPGYRIQVPQVTLSLPGAQVVGGELPEGEGVFKMPAVTVPQLELDVGLSREVQAGEAATGEGGLRLKMPTLGARDAAGGEGPGDQPPGAECTFRLSLPDLELSPPAVGSHAEYQVSEGEGDAGHKLKVRLPRFSLARAKEGVEESEKAKNPKLRLPRVGFSQSEAASGEGSPSPEDEEEEGCGEGASGRRGRVRVRLPRVGLTTPSKAPRGQEGEAAPKSPGGEKSPKFRFPRVSLSPKAQEEGGFRVRLPNVGFSETGPPGPTRMEGAQAAVI; encoded by the exons ATGGGCTTGGATTTGCTCAGTGAAGGAGACGGGGCTAAGGCCGAGGCCGTGGCTTTGCCCTTAAGTGTCAGAACCTCAAACCAGGAGGAACTTTGCGTCTCAATCTTGTGCTCGGGTATAGGCGGGGCCAAAAATTTGGGAGGCGCCtcgctgcacaggctccagagaagTGGGCGGAACCAGGCCTGGGCGGAGCCCAGAGATGCCCACGCCCCGCCCACCTCCACCTGGCCTGCAGGGGACCAGCTGCTGAGCGCCCGAGTGTTCTTCGAGAACTTCAAGTACGAGGACGCACTACGCCTGCTGCAATGCGCCGAGCCTTACAAGGTCTCCTTCTGCCTGAAGCGCACTGTGCCCACCGGGGACCTGGCGCTGCGGCCTGGGACCGTGGCCGGCTACGAGATCAAGGGCCCGCGGGCCAAGGTGGCCAAGCTG aacATCCAGAGTCTGTCCCctgtgaagaagaagaagatggtGGTGCCCGGGGCCCTGGGGGTCCCTGCAGACCTGGCCCCTGTTGACGTCGAATTCTCCTTTCCCAAGTTCTCCCGTCTGCGTCGAGGCCTCAAAGTCGAGGCTGTCAAAGGTCCTGTCCCAGCTGCCCCCACCCGCCGGCGCCTCCAGCTGCCTCGGCTACGTGTCCGAGAAGTGGCCGAAGAGGCCCAGGTAGCCCGACTGGCCGCTGCAGCTCCTCCCCCCAGGAAGGCCAAAGCAGAGGCCGAGGGGGCTGCAGGAGCCCGATTCACAGCTCCCCAGGTGGAGCTGGTTGGGCCTCGGCTGCCGGGTGCTGAGGTGGGTGTCCCCCAGGTCGCAGCCCCCAAGGGGGAGGTGGCCCCTGCAGCAGAGGTAGTCAGTGGCTTTGCCCTCCACTTGCCAACCCTTGGGCTGGGAGCCCCAGCTGCACCTGCTGTGGAACCTGCGGCTGGAGGGATCCAGGTCCCACAAGTGGAGCTGCCCACCTTGCCCTCGCTACCCACTCTGCCCACACTTCCCTGTCTGGAGACCCGGGAAGGGGCTGCGGTAGTGACGGTGCCCACCCTGGACGTGGCAGCGCCTACAGTGGAGGTGGACCTGGCCTTGCCTGGTGCAGAGGTGGAAGCCCGAGTAGAGGCGCCTGAGGTGGCCCTGAAGATGCCCCGCCTCAGTTTCCCCCGCTTTGGGGCTCGAGCAAAAGAAGTTGCCGAGGCCAAGGTGGCCAAGGGCAGCCCTGAGGCCAGGGTGAAGGGGCCTAAACTTCGAATGCCCACCTTTGGGCTTTCTCTCCTGGAGCCCCGGCCCGCTGCCCCTGAAGCCGTTGAGAGCAAGCTGAAGCTGCCCACCATCAAGATGCCCTCCTTTGGCATCGGGGTCTCGCCGCCCGAGGCCAAGGAGGCCAAGGGGCCTGAGGTGAAGCTCCCCAAGGCCCCAGACGTCAAGCTCCCCAAAATGCCCGAGGCGGCCCTTCCAGATGTGCGACTCCCAGAGGTGGAGCTCCCCAAAGTGTCAGAGATGAAACTCCCAAAGGTGCCGGAGATGGCCGTGCCAGAGGTGAGGCTTCCAGAGGTGCAGCTGCCGAAAGTCCCTGAGGTGAAACTCCCAAAGGTGCCGGAGATAGCCGTGCCCGAAGTGCAGCTCCCGAAAGTTCCGGAGCTGAAGCTGCCGAAGGTACCCGAGATGAAATGCCCCGAAATGAAGCTCCCGAAGGTGCCTGAGATGGCTGTGCCAGAGGTGCGACTCCCAGAGGTACAGCTGCCAAAAGTCTCGGAGATAAAACTCCCCAAGTTGCCCGAGATGGTCGTGCCGGACGTGCACCTCCCGGAAGTGCAGCTGCCAAAGGTGTCGGAGATGAAAGTCCCCGAGATGAAGCTCCCGAAGGTGCCCGAGATGGTCGTGCCGGACGTGCACCTCCCGGAAGTGCAGCTGCCAAAGGTCTCAGAGCTAAAACTCCCCAAGTTGCCCGAGATGGTCGTGCCGGACGTGCACCTCCCGGAAGTGCAGCTGCCAAAGGTGTCGGAGATGCGGCTGCCGGAAGTGCAGGCGCCAAAGGTCCCGGATGTGCATCTGCCGAAGGCACCTGAGGTGAAGCTGCCCAAGGCTCCGGAGGTGCAGCTAAAAGCTGCCAgggcagaggaagcagaggggGTGGAATCTGGCTTCAAGATGTCCAAGATGACCATGCCCAAGCTAGGGAGGGCAGAGTCCCCATCTCGCGGCAAGCCAGATGAGGCAAGTGCTGAGGTCTTGGGGAAGCTGGTGACACTTCCCTGTCTGAAGCCAGAGGTGGGCAGCGAGGCTCATGTGGGCGTCCCCCCTCTCACACTGCCCTCAGTGGAACTAGACCTGCCCGGGGCCTTCGGCCTGGAGGGGCAGGTCCCAGCAGCCGACGGCAAGGTGGAGCAGTCAGAAGCCCCTGGGGTGGTAGCAGGGGTCAGGGAAGTGGCCTTCTGGTTGCCCTCCGTTGAGATTGTCACGCCACAGCTGCCCACAGTGGAGGCTGAGGAAAGGCAAGTAGAGGTGACGGAGGTGAAAGTCAAGCCTTCCTCCAAGTTCTCCCTGCCCAAGTTTGGACTCTCGGGGCCAAAGGTGACCAAAGCAGAGGCTGAGGGGGCCGGACGAGCCGCCAAGCTAAAGGTGTCCAAGTTTGCCATCTCACTCCCCAAGGCTCGGATGGGCACCGAGGCGGAGGCCAGAGGGACGGGGGAGGCAGGCCTGCTGCCCGCCCTCGATCTGTCCATCCCACAGCTCAGCCTGGATTCCCATCTGCCCACAGGCAAGGTGGAGGTGGCAGGGACTGACGCCAAGCTCAAGGGGTCCAGGTTCAGCCTGCCCAAGTTTGGGGTCAGAGGCCGGGACAGCGAGGCAGGAGAACTAGTGCCAGGGGCGACTGAGTTGGAGGGCAAGAGCAGGGGTTGGGATGCGAGGGTGAAGATGCCCAAGCTGAAGATGCCCTCCTTTGGGCTGGCTcgagggaaggaagcagaaatcCAGGGGGGGCGAGTCAGCCCTGGGGAAAAGCCAGAGTCCACGGCTGTGCAGCTTAAGATCCCTGAGGTGGAATTGGTTACTCTGGGGGCCCAGGAGGAAGGGCAAATGTCCGCAACCAGGCAGGTGGGCACTGAGGGCCAGGATGGGGGGCCGAGGGGGCCGCTCTGCATCTCCCTGCCCCAGGTGGAGCTGCCCAGCTTTGGGGAGGCTGACCTGGGTGCCACCCCCGGGCAGCAGGCCAAGAATGCACCTCCTCCAGCAGAGGGCACCCCAGGCTATAGGATCCAGGTGCCTCAGGTGACCTTGTCTCTACCTGGAGCCCAGGTGGTGGGTGGTGAGCTGCCCGAGGGTGAGGGTGTCTTCAAGATGCCCGCTGTGACAGTGCCCCAGCTTGAGCTGGATGTGGGGCTGAGCCGAGAGGTGCAGGCGGGTGAGGCAGCCACAGGTGAGGGCGGGCTGAGGCTGAAGATGCCGACGCTGGGGGCTAGAGATGCGGCGGGGGGTGAGGGGCCTGGGGACCAGCCCCCAGGGGCCGAGTGCACCTTCCGCCTCTCGCTGCCTGACCTGGAGCTCTCCCCGCCCGCTGTGGGCAGCCATGCTGAGTACCAGGTGTCTGAGGGCGAGGGGGATGCCGGACACAAGCTCAAGGTGCGGCTGCCCCGGTTCAGCCTGGCACGGGCCAAGGAGGGGGTTGAGGAGTCCGAGAAGGCCAAGAACCCAAAACTCAGGCTGCCCCGCGTGGGCTTCAGCCAGAGCGAGGCGGCCAGTGGGGAAGGCTCCCCCAGCCCCGAGGACGAGGAAGAGGAGGGCTGCGGGGAAGGGGCCTCCGGGCGCCGGGGCCGCGTCCGCGTCCGCTTGCCCCGTGTGGGCCTGACTACCCCCTCCAAGGCCCCTCGGGGGCAGGAGGGCGAGGCGGCCCCCAAGTCACCTGGAGGGGAGAAGTCACCCAAGTTCCGCTTCCCCCGGGTGTCCCTAAGCCCCAAGGCCCAGGAGGAAGGTGGATTCCGGGTCCGGCTGCCCAACGTGGGGTTTTCGGAGACGGGGCCTCCAGGCCCCACGAGGATGGAGGGGGCTCAGGCTGCCGTCATCTGA
- the LOC132419259 gene encoding periaxin isoform X2, which yields MAIPRRPPQELRRAELVEIIVETEAQTGVSGINVAGGGKEGIFVRELREDSPAARSLSLQEGDQLLSARVFFENFKYEDALRLLQCAEPYKVSFCLKRTVPTGDLALRPGTVAGYEIKGPRAKVAKLNIQSLSPVKKKKMVVPGALGVPADLAPVDVEFSFPKFSRLRRGLKVEAVKGPVPAAPTRRRLQLPRLRVREVAEEAQVARLAAAAPPPRKAKAEAEGAAGARFTAPQVELVGPRLPGAEVGVPQVAAPKGEVAPAAEVVSGFALHLPTLGLGAPAAPAVEPAAGGIQVPQVELPTLPSLPTLPTLPCLETREGAAVVTVPTLDVAAPTVEVDLALPGAEVEARVEAPEVALKMPRLSFPRFGARAKEVAEAKVAKGSPEARVKGPKLRMPTFGLSLLEPRPAAPEAVESKLKLPTIKMPSFGIGVSPPEAKEAKGPEVKLPKAPDVKLPKMPEAALPDVRLPEVELPKVSEMKLPKVPEMAVPEVRLPEVQLPKVPEVKLPKVPEIAVPEVQLPKVPELKLPKVPEMKCPEMKLPKVPEMAVPEVRLPEVQLPKVSEIKLPKLPEMVVPDVHLPEVQLPKVSEMKVPEMKLPKVPEMVVPDVHLPEVQLPKVSELKLPKLPEMVVPDVHLPEVQLPKVSEMRLPEVQAPKVPDVHLPKAPEVKLPKAPEVQLKAARAEEAEGVESGFKMSKMTMPKLGRAESPSRGKPDEASAEVLGKLVTLPCLKPEVGSEAHVGVPPLTLPSVELDLPGAFGLEGQVPAADGKVEQSEAPGVVAGVREVAFWLPSVEIVTPQLPTVEAEERQVEVTEVKVKPSSKFSLPKFGLSGPKVTKAEAEGAGRAAKLKVSKFAISLPKARMGTEAEARGTGEAGLLPALDLSIPQLSLDSHLPTGKVEVAGTDAKLKGSRFSLPKFGVRGRDSEAGELVPGATELEGKSRGWDARVKMPKLKMPSFGLARGKEAEIQGGRVSPGEKPESTAVQLKIPEVELVTLGAQEEGQMSATRQVGTEGQDGGPRGPLCISLPQVELPSFGEADLGATPGQQAKNAPPPAEGTPGYRIQVPQVTLSLPGAQVVGGELPEGEGVFKMPAVTVPQLELDVGLSREVQAGEAATGEGGLRLKMPTLGARDAAGGEGPGDQPPGAECTFRLSLPDLELSPPAVGSHAEYQVSEGEGDAGHKLKVRLPRFSLARAKEGVEESEKAKNPKLRLPRVGFSQSEAASGEGSPSPEDEEEEGCGEGASGRRGRVRVRLPRVGLTTPSKAPRGQEGEAAPKSPGGEKSPKFRFPRVSLSPKAQEEGGFRVRLPNVGFSETGPPGPTRMEGAQAAVI from the exons GGGACCAGCTGCTGAGCGCCCGAGTGTTCTTCGAGAACTTCAAGTACGAGGACGCACTACGCCTGCTGCAATGCGCCGAGCCTTACAAGGTCTCCTTCTGCCTGAAGCGCACTGTGCCCACCGGGGACCTGGCGCTGCGGCCTGGGACCGTGGCCGGCTACGAGATCAAGGGCCCGCGGGCCAAGGTGGCCAAGCTG aacATCCAGAGTCTGTCCCctgtgaagaagaagaagatggtGGTGCCCGGGGCCCTGGGGGTCCCTGCAGACCTGGCCCCTGTTGACGTCGAATTCTCCTTTCCCAAGTTCTCCCGTCTGCGTCGAGGCCTCAAAGTCGAGGCTGTCAAAGGTCCTGTCCCAGCTGCCCCCACCCGCCGGCGCCTCCAGCTGCCTCGGCTACGTGTCCGAGAAGTGGCCGAAGAGGCCCAGGTAGCCCGACTGGCCGCTGCAGCTCCTCCCCCCAGGAAGGCCAAAGCAGAGGCCGAGGGGGCTGCAGGAGCCCGATTCACAGCTCCCCAGGTGGAGCTGGTTGGGCCTCGGCTGCCGGGTGCTGAGGTGGGTGTCCCCCAGGTCGCAGCCCCCAAGGGGGAGGTGGCCCCTGCAGCAGAGGTAGTCAGTGGCTTTGCCCTCCACTTGCCAACCCTTGGGCTGGGAGCCCCAGCTGCACCTGCTGTGGAACCTGCGGCTGGAGGGATCCAGGTCCCACAAGTGGAGCTGCCCACCTTGCCCTCGCTACCCACTCTGCCCACACTTCCCTGTCTGGAGACCCGGGAAGGGGCTGCGGTAGTGACGGTGCCCACCCTGGACGTGGCAGCGCCTACAGTGGAGGTGGACCTGGCCTTGCCTGGTGCAGAGGTGGAAGCCCGAGTAGAGGCGCCTGAGGTGGCCCTGAAGATGCCCCGCCTCAGTTTCCCCCGCTTTGGGGCTCGAGCAAAAGAAGTTGCCGAGGCCAAGGTGGCCAAGGGCAGCCCTGAGGCCAGGGTGAAGGGGCCTAAACTTCGAATGCCCACCTTTGGGCTTTCTCTCCTGGAGCCCCGGCCCGCTGCCCCTGAAGCCGTTGAGAGCAAGCTGAAGCTGCCCACCATCAAGATGCCCTCCTTTGGCATCGGGGTCTCGCCGCCCGAGGCCAAGGAGGCCAAGGGGCCTGAGGTGAAGCTCCCCAAGGCCCCAGACGTCAAGCTCCCCAAAATGCCCGAGGCGGCCCTTCCAGATGTGCGACTCCCAGAGGTGGAGCTCCCCAAAGTGTCAGAGATGAAACTCCCAAAGGTGCCGGAGATGGCCGTGCCAGAGGTGAGGCTTCCAGAGGTGCAGCTGCCGAAAGTCCCTGAGGTGAAACTCCCAAAGGTGCCGGAGATAGCCGTGCCCGAAGTGCAGCTCCCGAAAGTTCCGGAGCTGAAGCTGCCGAAGGTACCCGAGATGAAATGCCCCGAAATGAAGCTCCCGAAGGTGCCTGAGATGGCTGTGCCAGAGGTGCGACTCCCAGAGGTACAGCTGCCAAAAGTCTCGGAGATAAAACTCCCCAAGTTGCCCGAGATGGTCGTGCCGGACGTGCACCTCCCGGAAGTGCAGCTGCCAAAGGTGTCGGAGATGAAAGTCCCCGAGATGAAGCTCCCGAAGGTGCCCGAGATGGTCGTGCCGGACGTGCACCTCCCGGAAGTGCAGCTGCCAAAGGTCTCAGAGCTAAAACTCCCCAAGTTGCCCGAGATGGTCGTGCCGGACGTGCACCTCCCGGAAGTGCAGCTGCCAAAGGTGTCGGAGATGCGGCTGCCGGAAGTGCAGGCGCCAAAGGTCCCGGATGTGCATCTGCCGAAGGCACCTGAGGTGAAGCTGCCCAAGGCTCCGGAGGTGCAGCTAAAAGCTGCCAgggcagaggaagcagaggggGTGGAATCTGGCTTCAAGATGTCCAAGATGACCATGCCCAAGCTAGGGAGGGCAGAGTCCCCATCTCGCGGCAAGCCAGATGAGGCAAGTGCTGAGGTCTTGGGGAAGCTGGTGACACTTCCCTGTCTGAAGCCAGAGGTGGGCAGCGAGGCTCATGTGGGCGTCCCCCCTCTCACACTGCCCTCAGTGGAACTAGACCTGCCCGGGGCCTTCGGCCTGGAGGGGCAGGTCCCAGCAGCCGACGGCAAGGTGGAGCAGTCAGAAGCCCCTGGGGTGGTAGCAGGGGTCAGGGAAGTGGCCTTCTGGTTGCCCTCCGTTGAGATTGTCACGCCACAGCTGCCCACAGTGGAGGCTGAGGAAAGGCAAGTAGAGGTGACGGAGGTGAAAGTCAAGCCTTCCTCCAAGTTCTCCCTGCCCAAGTTTGGACTCTCGGGGCCAAAGGTGACCAAAGCAGAGGCTGAGGGGGCCGGACGAGCCGCCAAGCTAAAGGTGTCCAAGTTTGCCATCTCACTCCCCAAGGCTCGGATGGGCACCGAGGCGGAGGCCAGAGGGACGGGGGAGGCAGGCCTGCTGCCCGCCCTCGATCTGTCCATCCCACAGCTCAGCCTGGATTCCCATCTGCCCACAGGCAAGGTGGAGGTGGCAGGGACTGACGCCAAGCTCAAGGGGTCCAGGTTCAGCCTGCCCAAGTTTGGGGTCAGAGGCCGGGACAGCGAGGCAGGAGAACTAGTGCCAGGGGCGACTGAGTTGGAGGGCAAGAGCAGGGGTTGGGATGCGAGGGTGAAGATGCCCAAGCTGAAGATGCCCTCCTTTGGGCTGGCTcgagggaaggaagcagaaatcCAGGGGGGGCGAGTCAGCCCTGGGGAAAAGCCAGAGTCCACGGCTGTGCAGCTTAAGATCCCTGAGGTGGAATTGGTTACTCTGGGGGCCCAGGAGGAAGGGCAAATGTCCGCAACCAGGCAGGTGGGCACTGAGGGCCAGGATGGGGGGCCGAGGGGGCCGCTCTGCATCTCCCTGCCCCAGGTGGAGCTGCCCAGCTTTGGGGAGGCTGACCTGGGTGCCACCCCCGGGCAGCAGGCCAAGAATGCACCTCCTCCAGCAGAGGGCACCCCAGGCTATAGGATCCAGGTGCCTCAGGTGACCTTGTCTCTACCTGGAGCCCAGGTGGTGGGTGGTGAGCTGCCCGAGGGTGAGGGTGTCTTCAAGATGCCCGCTGTGACAGTGCCCCAGCTTGAGCTGGATGTGGGGCTGAGCCGAGAGGTGCAGGCGGGTGAGGCAGCCACAGGTGAGGGCGGGCTGAGGCTGAAGATGCCGACGCTGGGGGCTAGAGATGCGGCGGGGGGTGAGGGGCCTGGGGACCAGCCCCCAGGGGCCGAGTGCACCTTCCGCCTCTCGCTGCCTGACCTGGAGCTCTCCCCGCCCGCTGTGGGCAGCCATGCTGAGTACCAGGTGTCTGAGGGCGAGGGGGATGCCGGACACAAGCTCAAGGTGCGGCTGCCCCGGTTCAGCCTGGCACGGGCCAAGGAGGGGGTTGAGGAGTCCGAGAAGGCCAAGAACCCAAAACTCAGGCTGCCCCGCGTGGGCTTCAGCCAGAGCGAGGCGGCCAGTGGGGAAGGCTCCCCCAGCCCCGAGGACGAGGAAGAGGAGGGCTGCGGGGAAGGGGCCTCCGGGCGCCGGGGCCGCGTCCGCGTCCGCTTGCCCCGTGTGGGCCTGACTACCCCCTCCAAGGCCCCTCGGGGGCAGGAGGGCGAGGCGGCCCCCAAGTCACCTGGAGGGGAGAAGTCACCCAAGTTCCGCTTCCCCCGGGTGTCCCTAAGCCCCAAGGCCCAGGAGGAAGGTGGATTCCGGGTCCGGCTGCCCAACGTGGGGTTTTCGGAGACGGGGCCTCCAGGCCCCACGAGGATGGAGGGGGCTCAGGCTGCCGTCATCTGA